In the genome of Amaranthus tricolor cultivar Red isolate AtriRed21 chromosome 15, ASM2621246v1, whole genome shotgun sequence, one region contains:
- the LOC130800855 gene encoding probable protein phosphatase 2C 8, whose protein sequence is MNKASPNSLSHGSISVIGRRRSMEDVVTVVPGVVHLEGDRPTPSYDFYAVYDGNGAYTVARKCKERLHHIVAEQFLIFGLDEWDRVMSSSFARVDEEFVKDEFGGITSLTDFEELVGSTALVVLVGAEEIVVANCGDSKAVLSCNGAAVTLSRDTKLKRPNEKTRPVIKFVEGNVTSLNNTHVLGNRESMEPYVIPAPEVTVHKRRKTDNFLVIASNGLWDVISNETACDIVRKCSLNEAVNRKVLEGVVGNYAAASAAMLVELALARGSKDNISVIVVELQHVTNANGNYHST, encoded by the exons ATGAACAAAGCATCACCAAATTCCTTATCCCACGGTTCGATCTCTGTGATCGGCCGTAGGAGGTCTATGGAGGACGTCGTGACGGTCGTTCCAGGTGTCGTACACCTGGAAGGCGACCGTCCGACTCCAAGCTATGATTTCTACGCCGTGTACGATGGAAACGGTGCGTACACGGTGGCTCGGAAGTGTAAGGAACGGCTCCACCACATCGTGGCGGAACAGTTCCTAATTTTTGGGTTGGATGAGTGGGACCGGGTGATGTCTAGTAGTTTTGCTAGGGTTGATGAAGAGTTTGTGAAAGATGAATTTGGTGGAATAACAAGTCTTACCGACTTTGAAGAATTGGTAGGGTCCACTGCATTGGTTGTTTTGGTAGGTGCAGAGGAAATCGTGGTTGCTAATTGTGGGGATTCTAAGGCTGTTTTGTCTTGTAACGGCGCCGCAGTCACCTTATCACGTGATACCAAG CTTAAGAGGCCAAATGAAAAAACTAGACCAGTGATAAAGTTTGTAGAGGGCAATGTAACGAGTTTGAATAACACACATGTATTAG GAAATAGAGAAAGTATGGAGCCATATGTGATACCAGCACCAGAAGTGACTGTTCACAAACGTCGCAAAACAGACAATTTCCTAGTGATTGCTAGCAACGGCTTATGGGACGTGATCAGCAACGAAACAGCTTGTGACATCGTAAGGAAATGTAGTTTAAATGAAGCTGTGAATCGAAAGGTTTTGGAAGGCGTAGTTGGGAACTATGCAGCCGCTTCTGCTGCCATGTTGGTGGAGTTGGCACTCGCTCGTGGAAGCAAGGATAACATTAGCGTCATTGTGGTCGAACTACAACATGTGACTAATGCTAACGGAAACTACCACTCAACTTAA
- the LOC130800853 gene encoding endoglucanase 6-like, giving the protein MEKFVKLPGSIIPVMFMMLLCLIPMAFAGHNYGEALSKGILFYEAQRSGYLPHNQRVTWRSHSGLNDGKTSGVDLVGGYYDAGDNVKFGLPMAFTVTMMSWSVIEYGRQMASNGELGHALDAIKWGTDYFIKAHPEPNVLYGEVGDGNTDHYCWQRPEDMTTDRSAYKIDPSRPGSDLAGETAAAMAAASIVFHRSNPAYSRLLLTHARQLFEFADKYRGKYDSSITVAQKYYRSVSGYADELLWAAAWLYKATNDQYYLSYLARNADALGGTGWAMTEFGWDVKYAGVQVLVSKFLMQGKAGPYRSVFQRYQQKAEFFLCSCLGKGSRNVQKTPGGLIFRQRWNNMQFVTGAAFLLTAYSDYLTSARSSMQCSSGRVAPSELFSTAKSQIDYILGDNPRATSYMVGYGNNFPQHVHHRGSSIVSYKVNPTFVTCRGGYATWYSMKSSDPNVLTGATVGGPDAYDNFADERDNYEQTEPATYNNAPLIGVLARLTGHSGYSQLLPVDIPNVHPTPAPKARRTPSPKPRAAPALKARHAPAPRAKPVHASASSSAHIAINQKTTTSWVHQGRTYYRYSTTVTNKSNKTLKDMKLSISKLYGPIWGLTKTGNSYGFPSWLNTLPAGKSLEFVYVHASTPARVSVSSYRLS; this is encoded by the exons ATGGAGAAGTTTGTAAAGTTACCTGGTTCCATTATTCCTGTAATGTTTATGATGCTTTTGTGTTTAATTCCAATGGCATTTGCTGGTCATAACTATGGTGAGGCTTTGAGTAAGGGTATTCTGTTTTATGAAGCTCAGAGGTCTGGGTACCTTCCTCATAATCAAAGGGTTACTTGGAGATCTCATTCTGGTTTAAATGATGGCAAAACTAGTGGA GTGGATCTGGTAGGAGGATATTATGATGCAGGTGACAATGTTAAGTTTGGGCTTCCAATGGCATTCACAGTAACCATGATGTCATGGAGTGTGATTGAGTATGGTAGACAAATGGCTTCTAATGGAGAACTTGGTCATGCTCTTGATGCCATTAAGTGGGGTACTGACTATTTCATTAAGGCCCACCCTGAGCCTAATGTTCTTTATGGAGAG GTTGGTGATGGTAACACTGACCATTATTGTTGGCAAAGGCCAGAGGACATGACCACTGACCGATCCGCCTACAAGATTGACCCAAGTAGACCCGGGTCGGATCTTGCCGGAGAAACAGCTGCTGCAATGGCCGCCGCCTCCATCGTCTTTCACCGTTCCAACCCGGCTTATTCCCGGTTGCTCCTCACACATGCTCGTCAG CTGTTTGAATTTGCAGACAAATACAGAGGCAAATATGACAGTAGCATTACTGTGGCTCAAAAGTACTACAGATCAGTTAGTGGTTATGCG GATGAGCTCCTTTGGGCTGCAGCATGGCTCTACAAGGCAACCAATGATCAATACTACTTGAGCTACCTTGCCCGAAACGCTGACGCTTTGGGTGGAACTGGTTGGGCTATGACTGAATTTGGATGGGATGTCAAGTATGCTGGTGTTCAAGTCCTCGTTTCCAAG tTCTTAATGCAAGGCAAGGCAGGTCCCTACAGATCGGTATTCCAAAGATACCAGCAGAAAGCTGAGTTCTTTTTGTGCTCCTGCCTCGGAAAGGGTAGCAGAAATGTTCAGAAAACACCCGGTGGTCTGATCTTCCGTCAGCGGTGGAACAATATGCAGTTTGTCACTGGTGCTGCTTTCCTTCTTACTGCTTACTCTGACTACCTTACctctgctcgttcgagcatgcAGTGTTCTTCTGGTCGTGTGGCCCCCTCTGAGCTCTTCTCAACGGCCAAGTCTCAG ATTGACTACATTCTCGGAGACAACCCAAGAGCAACGAGTTACATGGTGGGATACGGAAACAACTTTCCACAACATGTTCACCATCGAGGTTCATCCATTGTGTCCTACAAGGTCAACCCCACATTTGTCACTTGTCGGGGAGGATATGCTACCTGGTATTCCATGAAATCTAGCGACCCTAATGTTCTTACTGGTGCTACCGTTGGTGGGCCTGATGCCTATGACAACTTCGCTGATGAAAGAGACAATTACGAACAAACTGAGCCAGCCACCTATAACAATGCTCCTCTTATTGGTGTTCTTGCTCGGTTGACTGGTCACAGTGGTTACAGCCAACTGCTTCCAG TTGATATCCCAAATGTTCATCCTACTCCTGCACCAAAAGCCAGGCGTACTCCATCACCAAAACCCAGGGCTGCTCCTGCACTAAAGGCCAGGCATGCACCTGCTCCCCGAGCAAAACCAGTTCATGCTTCAG CTTCATCATCTGCTCATATTGCGATCAACCAGAAGACGACAACTTCATGGGTTCACCAAGGAAGAACATACTACAGATATTCCACAACTGTTACTAACAAGTCTAACAAGACCCTTAAGGACATGAAGCTGTCTATTAGCAAGCTTTATGGTCCAATCTGGGGTCTTACAAAAACTGGAAATTCTTATGGATTCCCATCTTGGCTCAACACTTTGCCAGCTGGTAAGAGCCTCGAGTTTGTTTACGTCCACGCTTCAACTCCTGCCCGTGTTTCAGTCTCAAGTTACAGACTCTCATAA